The following coding sequences are from one Ammospiza nelsoni isolate bAmmNel1 chromosome 5, bAmmNel1.pri, whole genome shotgun sequence window:
- the PUS7L gene encoding LOW QUALITY PROTEIN: pseudouridylate synthase PUS7L (The sequence of the model RefSeq protein was modified relative to this genomic sequence to represent the inferred CDS: inserted 3 bases in 2 codons) translates to MGGGGGGRGCGAPWRRLSGAXGAPASLCLSVPRSLPASLHPSVRPTIPACLPPRLAVAADALPPLSPFPVRPGXGAGQAAAMLPSFSYLTEHTGFRGTIKNAPGDFVVTELEVPELFLGDSRAELLPKSSEAAQSGPCPREPKRRRTEPPGCPRDSAPGAPGQGPGRAGGGRAASPEQTGPEGEPELQPGLGEAPGLESLLGEPVSELLHKFACDVKDAWRSGNSADAAAREFSLGPRLDKKIRADLHSAVRQKFPFLVTLTKDNEMIVKGNPDYRELCQLVTEKETSGFFKFLDAKLENSTFSFEPDGNKEHRKTVHHFINRKFGKLLETKSFTMTDVSDQPSTSIMVRFREKSGSRKRCAGGFEDKQDVYTAFTLQKENLETLEAIGLLAAELDVLPSDFSYTGIKDKKAITLQPMVVKKVTPERLKEIGNKMEKKGMKIYNIRPAQQHLRLGQLKGNHFDIVVRDLQHHSHDSGDLEERIAEAVESVETKGFVNYYGPQRFGQGQIVQTDQIGLALLNEKMVKAVKLFFTPEDTDDPVNNAKRYFLQTEDAKGTLVMLPEFKVREKMLLRALNRYGVNHEGCTKGWLNIPHSLRIFYVHAYCSKIWNEAASYRLKTYGSKVVEGDLVFLEENDESNSLNDKVHVVTAAEESANKYSIYQVVLPMVGHSIKYPSNKVGQWYHERLSKDELELCKFRVSPLQLNIPGCYRLILKNVKNVSYFLESSEKEIKIEDNHLNDLKVSLHISFDLDPSCYATVCLREIMKCDF, encoded by the exons atgggaggagggggaggaggaagaggctgTGGCGCCCCTTGGCGGCGGCTTTCGGGGGC CGGCGCGCCCGCCTCGCTGTGTCTGTCCGTGCCCCGCTCCCTCCCTGCGTCCCTGCACCCGTCCGTCCGTCCAACCATCCCTGCTTGCCTCCCTCCCCGCCTTGCAGTAGCAGCTGATGCTCTTCCGCCCCTCTCCCCTTTTCCTGTCCGGCCAG GGGGCGCAGGGCAGGCCGCGGCCATGCTGCCCTCCTTCAGTTACCTGACCGAGCACACCGGCTTCCGCGGCACCATCAAAAACGCGCCCGGGGACTTCGTAGTGACGGAGCTCGAGGTGCCCGAGCTCTTCCTCGGGGACTCCCGAGCTGAATTGCTCCCGAAGAGCAGCGAAGCGGCACAGAGCGGCCCGTGCCCGCGGGAGCCCAAAAGGCGGAGGACGGAGCCCCCCGGGTGCCCGCGGGattctgctcctggagctccgGGGCAGGGCCCAGGCCGGGCGGGAGGCGGCCGTGCTGCATCCCCGGAACAAACCGGGCCTGAGGGAGAGCCCGAGCTGCAGCCCGGCCTCGGGGAAGCCCCAGGGTTGGAGTCCTTGCTCGGCGAGCCCGTGAGCGAGCTGCTCCACAAGTTTGCCTGCGATGTGAAGGATGCGTGGCGCTCGGGAAACAGCGCGGATGCTGCTGCTAGGGAGTTCTCACTAGGACCGAGGCTGGACAAGAAAATTCGGGCTGATTTACACAGTGCTGTTAGGCAGAAATTCCCCTTTCTAGTCACTCTTACAAAAGACAACGAAATGATTGTAAAAGGGAATCCTGATTATAGAGAACTTTGTCAATTAGTGACTGAAAAGGAAACAAGTGGtttctttaaatttttagaTGCAAAGCTAGAAAATTCTACGTTTTCCTTTGAGCCTGATGGAAacaaagagcacagaaaaacaGTTCACCACTTTATCAATAGAAAATTTGGAAAGCTTTTAGAAACAAAATCTTTTACCATGACAGATGTCAGTGATCAGCCAAGTACATCAATAATGGTACGGTTTCGAGAAAAAAGTGGGTCCAGAAAAAGGTGCGCTGGTGGCTTTGAGGACAAGCAAGATGTTTATACAg CTTTCACCCTTCAGAAAGAAAACCTAGAAACACTAGAAGCAATCGGCTTGTTGGCAGCAGAACTTGATGTTCTTCCTTCAGACTTCAGTTACACTGGCATCAAAGATAAGAAGGCTATCACTTTGCAGCCTATGGTGGTGAAGAAGGTGACTCCTGAGAG GTTGAAGGAAAttggaaataaaatggaaaaaaaaggcatgaaaatatACAACATCCgtccagctcagcagcacctcagACTTGGTCAGCTGAAGGGCAATCACTTTGACATAGTTGTGAGAGACCTCCAGCACCACAGTCATGACTCTGGTGATTTGGAGGAGAGAATAGCTGAAGCAGTGGAAAGTGTTGAG ACAAAAGGTTTTGTGAATTACTACGGACCTCAACGATTTGGACAAGGACAAATTGTTCAGACAGATCAAATAGGATTGGCTTTACTGAATGAAAAAATG GTGAAAGCTGTGAAGTTATTTTTCACACCCGAAGATACTGATGATCCTGTAAACAATGCAAAAAGATACTTTCTTCAAACTG AAGATGCAAAGGGCACACTTGTAATGCTGCCAGAATTTAAAGTAAGAGAGAAGATGTTGCTACGAGCTTTAAATCGCTATGGTGTAAATCATGAAGGTTGTACCAAAGGATGGCTCAACATTCCTCACTCCTTGCGCATATTCTATGTCCATGCTTATTGCAGTAAAATTTGGAATGAAGCAGCATCATATAGGCTGAAGACTTATGGCTCCAAAGTGGTTGAGGGTGATCTTGTCTTCTTGGAAGAAAATGATGAAAGCAATTCCCTGAATGACAAG GTTCATGTAGTCACTGCTGCAGAAGAATCAGCTAACAAATATTCTATATACCAA gTAGTTCTTCCGATGGTGGGACACAGTATCAAGTATCCCAGTAATAAAGTTGGACAATGGTACCATGAAAGACTTTCTAAGGATGAGCTGGAGTTGTGCAAATTCAGAGTGTCTCCGTTACAGCTAAATATACCTGGATGCTACAGactcattttgaaaaatgttaaGAATGTCTCATATTTTTTGGAAAGTAGTGAAAAAGAGATCAAAATTGAGGACAACCATCTGAATGATTTAAAAGTCTCTCTTCATATATCATTTGACCTTGATCCTTCATGTTATGCAACAGTCTGTCTGagagaaataatgaaatgtgatttttaa